In Mycolicibacterium alvei, a single window of DNA contains:
- a CDS encoding LCP family protein has product MPFPLLRSVAVAAASAVVLGTGVAWTQIRSFESGINHISSAALGGGGDDGAIDILLVGMDSRTDAHGNPLSAEELETLRAGDDVSTNTDTIILIRIPNNGKSATAISIPRDSYVNAPGWGKMKINGVFGDVKLDRMKQLVEVEGEDPATAEPKATEAAREELIQTVAGLTGVTVDHYAEIGLLGFALITDALGGVNVCLKDAVYEPLSGADFPAGWQKLDGPQALSFVRQRHDLPRGDLDRVTRQQSVMASLAHEVISSKTLSSPGTLGRLKDAVQRSMVISDGWDIMDFVQQLQKLAAGSVAFATIPILREDGWSDDGMQSVVRVDPDQVHEWVQGLLQDQDAGKTEQLSYSPDNTTVEVVNGTDINGLAAAVSQVLANKGFVPGATGNHEGAPPTSSQVLASTADDLGAQAVSKDLGGLPVNEDSSLPPGAVRVVLAADYTGPGSDGMDPSAGIVDPASAGDPYSDTGEQSPPPPPSPILNAGSDDPKCVN; this is encoded by the coding sequence GTGCCGTTCCCCCTACTGCGCTCCGTCGCTGTCGCCGCAGCATCGGCTGTGGTGCTGGGAACCGGGGTGGCCTGGACCCAGATCCGCTCGTTCGAATCCGGCATCAACCACATCAGTTCCGCAGCGCTCGGTGGGGGCGGCGACGACGGTGCCATCGACATCCTGCTGGTAGGGATGGACAGTCGCACCGACGCCCACGGCAACCCGCTGTCCGCCGAGGAGCTGGAGACACTGCGTGCCGGCGACGACGTCTCGACCAACACCGACACGATCATCCTGATCCGCATTCCCAACAACGGGAAGTCGGCCACCGCCATCTCCATTCCGCGCGATTCGTACGTCAATGCGCCGGGCTGGGGAAAGATGAAGATCAACGGTGTGTTCGGGGACGTGAAGCTCGACCGGATGAAGCAACTCGTCGAGGTGGAGGGCGAAGATCCGGCCACCGCCGAACCGAAAGCCACCGAGGCCGCCCGCGAGGAACTGATCCAGACCGTCGCCGGGTTGACCGGTGTCACCGTCGATCACTACGCCGAGATCGGGTTGCTCGGCTTCGCGTTGATCACCGACGCCCTGGGCGGCGTCAACGTCTGCCTCAAAGATGCCGTCTACGAACCACTTTCGGGTGCCGATTTTCCCGCGGGCTGGCAGAAGCTCGACGGCCCGCAGGCCCTCAGCTTCGTACGCCAACGCCATGACCTACCGCGCGGCGACCTGGACCGGGTGACCCGGCAGCAGTCGGTCATGGCGTCGCTGGCCCATGAGGTGATCTCCAGCAAGACGCTGTCCAGCCCGGGCACCCTGGGTCGATTGAAGGACGCCGTCCAACGTTCGATGGTCATCTCCGACGGCTGGGACATCATGGATTTCGTCCAACAGCTGCAGAAGCTGGCAGCAGGCAGCGTGGCATTCGCCACCATCCCGATCCTGCGTGAGGACGGCTGGAGCGACGACGGCATGCAGAGCGTGGTCCGGGTGGATCCCGACCAGGTTCACGAGTGGGTGCAGGGCCTGCTGCAGGACCAGGACGCGGGCAAGACCGAACAACTCAGCTATTCCCCGGACAACACCACGGTCGAGGTGGTCAACGGCACCGACATCAACGGCCTGGCCGCCGCGGTGTCACAGGTGCTCGCCAACAAGGGGTTCGTGCCCGGCGCCACCGGGAATCACGAAGGTGCGCCACCGACGTCCAGCCAGGTGCTGGCTTCCACGGCCGACGACCTCGGCGCCCAGGCGGTGTCCAAGGATCTCGGTGGGCTGCCGGTGAACGAGGATTCGTCGCTGCCGCCCGGCGCGGTGCGGGTCGTTCTGGCCGCCGATTACACCGGGCCCGGCTCTGACGGCATGGACCCGTCGGCGGGAATCGTGGATCCGGCTTCTGCCGGCGACCCCTATAGCGACACCGGTGAGCAGAGCCCGCCGCCACCGCCGTCGCCGATCCTCAACGCGGGTTCGGACGATCCCAAGTGTGTGAACTGA
- a CDS encoding NUDIX hydrolase has protein sequence MSAQSLHASAVEVLTRWQTADPGQDTLRHAVLSFLAARPDACLRSCVPGHITGSALVIDHTGTRTLLTLHPRFGRWLQLGGHCEETDSDIRAAALREATEESGITGLTVDPHLAALHVHPVTCSLGVPTRHLDMQFVVRAPEGAEIVCSDESLDLRWWPLDALPEGTDFGLQQLAESVTGTV, from the coding sequence GTGAGCGCTCAGAGCCTGCATGCATCCGCCGTCGAGGTGCTGACGCGCTGGCAGACAGCCGATCCCGGTCAGGACACGCTGCGCCACGCGGTGCTGTCGTTTCTGGCCGCCCGTCCCGATGCCTGCCTGCGGTCGTGCGTGCCCGGGCACATCACCGGCTCGGCGCTGGTCATCGACCACACCGGCACCCGGACGTTACTCACCCTGCACCCGCGCTTCGGCCGCTGGCTGCAACTCGGCGGGCATTGTGAGGAAACAGATTCCGACATACGCGCTGCGGCGTTGCGTGAAGCCACCGAGGAGTCCGGGATCACCGGGCTCACCGTCGACCCGCACCTGGCCGCACTGCACGTGCATCCGGTGACCTGCTCACTGGGTGTACCAACCCGCCATCTGGACATGCAGTTCGTGGTCCGGGCACCCGAGGGCGCCGAGATCGTCTGCAGTGATGAGTCTTTGGATCTGCGCTGGTGGCCCCTCGATGCCCTGCCCGAGGGCACCGACTTCGGCCTTCAGCAACTCGCCGAGTCTGTCACCGGGACCGTCTAA
- a CDS encoding glycosyltransferase family 2 protein, whose product MTEDAARPLVVVTVTYSPGPHLDRFLASLALATDRPVTVIMADNGSTDGAPEQAEQRYPNVRLLHTGGNLGYGSAVNRGAARISDAECSEYFIIANPDVQWGPHSIDRLLDAAQRWPRAGAFGPLIHDPDGSVYPSARHQPSLIRGGMHAVVGPFWKSNPWTAAYRQDRQQPSEREVGWLSGSCLLMRRAAFDAVEGFDERYFMYMEDVDLGDRIARAGWQNVYVPSAEVLHHKGHSTGRDPARNLAAHHRSTYTFLADRYPAAWQAPLRWTIRGALAARAGLVVGSSRRKQAKGH is encoded by the coding sequence GTGACTGAGGACGCGGCCCGCCCGCTCGTGGTGGTGACGGTGACGTACTCGCCGGGCCCACACCTTGACCGTTTCCTGGCCTCGCTCGCGTTGGCCACCGATCGGCCGGTGACGGTGATCATGGCCGACAACGGTTCGACGGACGGCGCGCCTGAACAGGCCGAACAGCGCTACCCGAACGTGCGGCTGCTGCACACCGGCGGCAATCTGGGTTACGGCAGTGCGGTCAACCGCGGCGCGGCCCGGATATCGGATGCGGAGTGCTCGGAATATTTCATCATCGCCAACCCCGACGTGCAGTGGGGGCCCCATTCGATCGACCGGTTGCTCGATGCCGCCCAGCGGTGGCCACGGGCCGGGGCGTTCGGCCCGCTGATCCACGATCCGGACGGATCGGTCTACCCGTCCGCGCGCCACCAGCCAAGCCTGATCCGCGGTGGCATGCATGCCGTGGTGGGCCCGTTCTGGAAATCGAATCCGTGGACGGCGGCGTACCGGCAGGACCGGCAACAGCCGAGTGAACGCGAGGTGGGCTGGCTGTCCGGTTCCTGCCTGCTCATGCGTCGGGCCGCCTTCGACGCGGTCGAGGGGTTCGACGAGCGCTACTTCATGTATATGGAAGACGTCGACCTCGGTGACCGGATCGCCCGGGCCGGCTGGCAGAACGTCTACGTGCCGTCGGCGGAGGTGCTGCACCACAAGGGCCACTCCACCGGCCGTGACCCGGCACGCAACTTGGCCGCCCATCACCGCAGTACCTACACTTTCCTGGCTGATCGATACCCGGCGGCCTGGCAGGCGCCGTTACGGTGGACAATTCGGGGCGCGCTGGCAGCACGTGCGGGCCTGGTGGTCGGCAGTTCTCGACGTAAGCAGGCGAAAGGGCACTGA
- a CDS encoding TIGR03089 family protein, with product MSTVSAAVLDPLLAADPAGPRITYYDDATGERIELSTVTMANWAAKTANLLRDEMGAGPGTRVAVLLPAHWQTAAVLFGIWWIGAEVVLGGDADVALCIRDRLDEADEAVSGGEVAVLSLDPFGKSAADLPIGVTDYATAVRVHGDQIVPERVPGPALTGRSVAEVLEAAQNAAATQGFTADDRVLSTASWATPDELIANLVAVFAAGASLVQVTNPDPAAMERRRTTEKVTRG from the coding sequence ATGAGCACAGTCAGCGCTGCCGTCCTGGATCCGTTGTTGGCCGCGGACCCGGCGGGGCCACGGATCACCTACTACGACGACGCCACCGGTGAGCGGATCGAACTGTCGACGGTGACCATGGCCAACTGGGCCGCCAAGACCGCCAACCTGTTGCGCGACGAAATGGGAGCCGGCCCGGGCACGCGCGTGGCGGTGCTGTTGCCCGCGCACTGGCAAACCGCGGCGGTGCTGTTCGGAATCTGGTGGATCGGCGCCGAAGTCGTGCTGGGCGGGGACGCCGACGTGGCCCTGTGCATCCGGGATCGCCTCGATGAGGCCGACGAGGCGGTGTCCGGAGGCGAGGTCGCGGTGCTGTCGCTGGACCCGTTCGGCAAGTCGGCCGCGGATCTGCCCATCGGGGTCACCGACTACGCCACCGCGGTGCGGGTGCACGGCGATCAGATCGTGCCCGAGCGCGTCCCTGGTCCGGCACTGACCGGGCGTTCCGTTGCCGAGGTGCTGGAGGCGGCCCAAAATGCCGCTGCCACCCAGGGTTTCACCGCTGACGACCGCGTGTTGTCCACCGCGTCGTGGGCCACCCCGGATGAGCTGATCGCAAATCTGGTCGCGGTGTTCGCCGCCGGTGCGTCGCTGGTGCAGGTGACCAACCCCGATCCGGCCGCGATGGAGCGGCGCCGCACCACCGAGAAGGTCA
- the rfbD gene encoding dTDP-4-dehydrorhamnose reductase: protein MAQRIVITGAGGMVGRELADQGRREGRDVLALTSADCDIADADTIGRFVESGDVVINCAAYTQVDAAETDQARAHAVNAVGPGNIAAVCAQVGARLVHISTDYVFGASRDRCTPYEIDDVTGPVNVYGHTKLAGEHAVLAAKPDAHVVRTAWVYRGGDGKDFVATMRRLAAGDGPVEVVADQIGSPTYTGDLVTALLQIADGGVRPGVLHAANAGPASRFELARQTFAAVGADPERVRPVGSDRYPRPAPRPAYTVLSGLRSAEAGLASLRDWRKALLTAVEKELPSGPLPSTP from the coding sequence ATGGCGCAACGGATTGTGATCACCGGGGCCGGCGGGATGGTTGGCCGGGAATTAGCTGATCAGGGGCGCCGTGAAGGCCGTGACGTGCTGGCCCTGACCTCTGCGGACTGTGATATCGCCGACGCCGACACGATCGGCCGATTCGTCGAGTCCGGTGATGTGGTGATCAATTGCGCGGCATATACGCAGGTGGATGCCGCCGAGACGGACCAGGCCAGGGCGCACGCCGTCAACGCCGTCGGTCCGGGCAACATCGCCGCGGTGTGCGCGCAGGTCGGAGCCCGTCTGGTACACATCTCGACCGATTACGTATTCGGAGCGTCGCGCGACCGTTGTACGCCGTATGAGATCGACGACGTGACCGGCCCGGTCAATGTCTACGGTCACACCAAGCTGGCCGGGGAACACGCCGTGCTGGCCGCCAAGCCGGACGCGCACGTCGTCCGCACCGCCTGGGTGTACCGCGGTGGCGACGGGAAAGACTTCGTGGCGACCATGCGCAGGCTGGCCGCCGGCGACGGCCCGGTGGAGGTGGTCGCCGACCAGATCGGGTCGCCGACCTACACCGGTGACCTGGTGACGGCCCTGCTGCAGATCGCCGACGGCGGTGTGCGACCCGGTGTGCTGCATGCCGCCAACGCCGGACCGGCCAGCCGGTTCGAGCTGGCGCGGCAGACCTTCGCCGCCGTCGGTGCAGATCCCGAGCGGGTCCGCCCGGTCGGCAGTGACCGCTATCCGCGGCCCGCGCCCCGGCCGGCCTACACCGTGCTGTCGGGGCTCCGATCCGCCGAAGCCGGGCTGGCCTCGCTGCGTGATTGGCGGAAAGCGCTGCTGACGGCGGTGGAAAAAGAACTGCCCTCCGGCCCGCTACCCTCTACGCCGTGA
- the manB gene encoding mannose-1-phosphate guanylyltransferase codes for MIDPAEVDAVVLVGGRGTRLRPLTLSAPKPMLPTAGVPFLTHLLARIAEAGIKHVVMGTSYKAEVFEEAFGNGSELGLEIEYVTETEALGTGGAIANVADKLRYDTAMVFNGDVLSAADLGALLESHDTQQADLTLHLVRVSDPRAFGCVPTDADGRVTAFLEKTQDPPTDQINAGCYVFNKRVIDQIPKGRPVSVEREVFPGLLADGVKVCGYVDASYWRDMGTPEDFVRGSADLVRGIAPSPALNGQRGESLVHEGAAVAPGALLIGGTVVGRGAEIGAGARLDGAVIFDGVRVEAGAVIERSIIGFGARIGPRALIRDGVIGDGADIGARCELLRGARVWPGVSIPDGGIRYSTDV; via the coding sequence GTGATAGATCCCGCGGAGGTGGACGCTGTCGTCCTCGTCGGTGGACGAGGCACCCGGCTGCGGCCCTTGACCCTCTCGGCACCCAAGCCGATGCTGCCGACGGCCGGCGTCCCGTTCCTGACCCACCTGCTGGCGCGGATCGCCGAGGCCGGCATCAAGCACGTCGTGATGGGCACCTCGTACAAGGCCGAGGTGTTCGAGGAGGCGTTCGGCAACGGCTCCGAGTTGGGGCTCGAGATCGAATACGTCACCGAGACCGAGGCCCTCGGCACCGGTGGTGCTATTGCCAACGTGGCGGACAAACTGCGCTACGACACGGCCATGGTGTTCAACGGTGACGTGCTGTCGGCAGCCGATCTCGGTGCGTTGCTCGAGTCACATGACACCCAGCAGGCCGATCTCACGCTGCATCTGGTGCGCGTCAGCGACCCCCGTGCGTTCGGCTGTGTACCCACCGATGCCGACGGCCGCGTGACGGCATTCCTGGAGAAGACCCAGGACCCGCCGACCGACCAGATCAACGCCGGCTGTTATGTGTTCAATAAGCGTGTCATCGACCAGATTCCGAAGGGTCGGCCGGTGTCGGTCGAACGCGAGGTGTTCCCCGGCCTGCTGGCCGACGGGGTGAAGGTGTGCGGATATGTCGACGCCTCCTACTGGCGGGACATGGGCACACCCGAGGATTTCGTGCGCGGCTCCGCCGATCTGGTCCGTGGCATCGCACCGTCGCCGGCGCTCAACGGTCAGCGTGGTGAGTCCCTGGTCCACGAAGGTGCGGCGGTCGCTCCCGGGGCATTGCTGATCGGCGGCACGGTGGTGGGCCGCGGCGCCGAGATCGGCGCCGGCGCACGTCTGGACGGTGCGGTGATCTTCGACGGGGTGCGCGTGGAAGCCGGTGCGGTGATTGAACGTTCGATCATCGGCTTCGGAGCGCGCATCGGCCCGCGGGCACTGATCCGCGACGGCGTGATCGGCGATGGCGCCGATATCGGCGCGCGTTGCGAACTGTTGCGCGGTGCCAGGGTGTGGCCCGGGGTGTCCATCCCCGACGGCGGTATCCGGTACTCGACCGACGTCTGA